In one window of Ovis aries strain OAR_USU_Benz2616 breed Rambouillet chromosome 3, ARS-UI_Ramb_v3.0, whole genome shotgun sequence DNA:
- the REXO4 gene encoding RNA exonuclease 4, giving the protein MVKARGPAAARAPRAPAPDAGPVRKPRRKKRAWRSKAREAGGAPGNDPGVVAVRPPKAPEDFSPNWKALQELLKQRSQTPQEPPLLSQTDSKKQPQHVQQSRNSISDKAKRDAMGMENTDPEVTGSSGPSGSLNSRKIQAQPKEKGAEKRTSGDISRQQGDIKHKKRKAEEPTAPLPPALPTKEDIWFDDVDPADIEAAIGPEAASVARRQLGQSESSTTLVKERPFGGLTKALAMDCEMVGVGPKGEESIVARVSLVNQHGWCVYDKHVKPTQPVTDYRTAVSGIRPADLAQGEEFEVVQREVADLLKGRILVGHALHNDLKALFLGHPKKKIRDTQKYKPFRTQVKSGRPSLKLLAERILGIQVQQAEHCSVQDAQVAMRLYVLVKRDWESLPGDRRPPAPEARSQDA; this is encoded by the exons ATGGTGAAAGCGAGGGGGCCGGCCGCCGCGCGCGCCCCGCGTGCCCCCGCGCCTGACGCTGGGCCCGTCAGGAAGCCGAGACGGAAGAAAAGGGCCTGGAGGAGCAAAGCGCGAGAAGCCGGTGGGGCGCCGGGGAACGACCCCGGAGTGGTCGCGGTGCGGCCCCCAAAGGCCCCGGAGGACTTTTCCCCGAACTGGAAGGCGCTGCAGGAG CTGCTGAAACAAAGATCACAGACTCCACAAGAGCCTCCACTTCTCTCTCAAACGGATTCCAAAAAGCAGCCACAGCATGTCCAACAAAGTAGAAACTCGATCTCAGATAAAGCAAAGAGAGATGCGATGGGGATGGAAAACACAGACCCTGAGGTCACAGGGTCCTCTGGGCCCTCGGGATCACTGAATAGCAGGAAGATACAGGCGCAGCCCAAGGAGAAAGGGGCCGAGAAAAGGACCAGTGGTGACATTTCTCGGCAGCAAGGCGACATCAAACATAAGAAGCGGAAAGCTGAGGAGCCGACTGCCCCCTTgcctccagccctgcccaccaa AGAGGACATCTGGTTTGACGATGTTGACCCAGCGGACATCGAAGCGGCTATCGGCCCAGAGGCAGCCAGCGTAGCGAGGCGGCAGCTGGGTCAGAGCGAGAGCAGCACCACGCTGGTGAAGGAGCGGCCCTTCGGCGG GCTGACTAAAGCCTTAGCCATGGACTGCGAGATGGTGGGCGTGGGCCCCAAGGGGGAGGAGAGCATCGTGGCCCGCGTGTCCCTGGTGAACCAGCACGGGTGGTGCGTGTACGACAAGCACGTGAAGCCGACGCAGCCGGTGACTGACTACAGGACCGCCGTCAGCGGCATCCGGCCCGCGGACCTGGCGCAGG GAGAAGAGTTTGAAGTTGTTCAGAGGGAAGTCGCGGACCTGCTCAAGGGCCGGATTCTGGTTGGACACGCGCTGCACAACGACCTCAAG gcgctGTTTCTGGGCCACCCAAAGAAGAAGATCCGGGACACTCAGAAGTACAAGCCTTTCAGGACCCAAGTGAAG AGTGGACGGCCGTCTCTGAAGCTGCTTGCAGAGAGAATCCTGGGGATCCAGGTGCAGCAGGCGGAGCACTGTTCA GTCCAGGATGCACAGGTGGCGATGAGGCTGTACGTCCTGGTGAAGAGGGACTGGGAGAGCCTCCCCGGCGACAGGAGGCCCCCCGCTCCCGAGGCCCGCAGCCAGGACGCCTAG